The Achromobacter pestifer genome includes a region encoding these proteins:
- a CDS encoding MerR family transcriptional regulator — translation MTRTESTVTLPPIPAKRYFTIGEVSDLCGVKPHVLRYWEQEFTQLKPVKRRGNRRYYQHHEVLLIRRIRSLLYEQGFTISGARNRLGDARDVPHDQDAAVRLSGAEMQALRNELGNVSTMLAEALGTAANVAGASASNASPAA, via the coding sequence ATGACACGTACCGAATCCACCGTTACCTTACCGCCCATTCCCGCCAAGCGTTACTTCACTATCGGTGAAGTCAGCGACCTGTGTGGCGTCAAGCCCCATGTCTTGCGGTATTGGGAACAGGAATTCACGCAGCTCAAGCCGGTGAAGCGGCGCGGCAACCGCCGCTACTACCAGCATCACGAAGTGCTGCTGATCCGCCGCATCCGTTCCCTGCTGTATGAGCAAGGCTTCACGATCAGCGGCGCGCGCAATCGCCTGGGCGACGCGCGCGACGTGCCGCACGATCAGGACGCGGCAGTGCGCCTGTCGGGCGCGGAGATGCAAGCCCTGCGCAACGAGCTGGGCAACGTCTCGACGATGCTGGCCGAAGCCTTGGGCACGGCGGCAAACGTTGCTGGCGCAAGCGCCAGCAACGCCAGCCCTGCGGCCTGA
- a CDS encoding acetyltransferase — protein MITIRTSRPDEGARAVEIWRNAVDATHDFLSPEDRQAIDEMVCGFLPQVPLWLAVDARDHPQAFMLIDNGHMQALFVDPACRGTGIGAALVRHGLSLHPNMTTDVNEQNGQAVGFYERMGFKRTGRSPLDDQGRPYPLIHLEYRH, from the coding sequence ATGATTACGATAAGAACCTCCCGCCCCGACGAAGGCGCACGCGCCGTCGAAATCTGGCGCAACGCGGTCGACGCCACGCACGACTTTCTATCACCCGAGGATCGCCAGGCGATCGACGAGATGGTGTGCGGTTTTCTCCCCCAAGTCCCGCTCTGGCTAGCGGTCGACGCCCGCGACCATCCGCAGGCATTCATGCTGATCGACAACGGCCACATGCAGGCGCTGTTCGTCGATCCCGCCTGCCGCGGAACCGGCATAGGCGCCGCGCTGGTGCGGCACGGCCTCTCGCTCCATCCCAACATGACGACGGACGTCAATGAACAGAACGGCCAGGCGGTGGGCTTCTATGAAAGGATGGGCTTCAAGCGCACGGGCCGTTCGCCGCTTGATGATCAGGGCAGGCCCTACCCGCTGATCCATCTGGAGTATCGGCACTGA
- a CDS encoding rhomboid family intramembrane serine protease: MLIACNIAVYGVAGFVDTRAFESLSQTSFLIDWGGNVPALTLSGEYWRLFTSMFLHIGFLHLAINMLALWSLGIILEARMRSWVFLGVYLLSGLCGSLVTALWHRDDFFLSCGASGAILGIFGAAIVYGLHDRRMGRPHIPPGNLLLSLVLTFGAGFAFDVDNAAHLGGLLAGALLAGIALYAECLRPRTATVVLVATGALSAAALAAVTLSNHDRGMQEQLAAAQFGRTLGKMGLLGPGQALWKAPSLDECIAGALSAAARDGSQTPDLRSCAKPGDRDQALLARFMPLQYQSCHAQIAGLRKLYTDAAMQEALTAADQYCGMQTRIYGAVFQADGGELDPEKAREARLKMNFLLDERGMYRTDSAQLQAQANALKRMLRRPGELALAIIGRSGCPYWSCAR, from the coding sequence TTGCTGATCGCCTGCAATATCGCGGTGTACGGCGTGGCGGGCTTCGTGGACACGCGCGCGTTCGAGAGCCTGAGCCAAACCTCGTTCCTGATCGACTGGGGCGGCAACGTGCCGGCGTTGACGTTGTCGGGCGAGTATTGGCGCTTGTTCACCAGCATGTTCCTGCACATCGGTTTTCTGCATCTGGCAATCAACATGCTGGCGCTGTGGTCGCTGGGGATCATTCTGGAAGCGCGCATGCGTTCCTGGGTGTTCCTGGGCGTGTATCTGCTATCGGGCCTGTGCGGCAGCCTGGTCACCGCGCTATGGCATCGCGACGATTTTTTCCTGAGCTGCGGGGCGTCCGGCGCGATCCTGGGAATTTTCGGGGCGGCCATCGTTTATGGCCTGCATGACCGGCGCATGGGCCGGCCGCACATCCCGCCTGGCAATCTGTTGTTGAGTCTGGTGCTGACCTTTGGCGCGGGCTTCGCGTTTGACGTCGACAATGCGGCGCACCTGGGCGGCTTGCTCGCGGGCGCGCTGCTCGCGGGCATCGCGCTGTATGCCGAGTGCTTGCGGCCTAGGACGGCGACAGTGGTCCTGGTCGCCACCGGCGCGCTCAGCGCCGCAGCGCTGGCTGCGGTGACTCTAAGCAATCATGACCGCGGCATGCAGGAGCAGCTTGCCGCCGCGCAGTTTGGGCGCACGCTGGGAAAAATGGGATTGCTGGGCCCGGGCCAGGCGCTGTGGAAAGCGCCGTCATTGGATGAGTGCATCGCCGGTGCGTTGTCAGCCGCCGCGCGCGACGGATCACAAACGCCGGATCTGCGTAGCTGTGCGAAACCGGGCGACAGGGACCAGGCTCTGTTGGCAAGGTTCATGCCGCTGCAGTACCAAAGCTGCCATGCGCAGATCGCAGGGTTGCGCAAACTCTACACGGATGCCGCCATGCAAGAGGCATTGACCGCCGCGGACCAGTACTGCGGAATGCAAACACGGATCTATGGCGCGGTCTTTCAAGCAGACGGCGGCGAACTCGATCCGGAAAAGGCGCGCGAGGCGCGTTTGAAGATGAACTTCCTGCTCGACGAGAGGGGAATGTACCGGACGGATTCAGCACAACTGCAGGCGCAGGCAAACGCCCTGAAGCGCATGCTCCGCCGGCCGGGCGAGCTGGCCTTGGCGATCATCGGGCGCTCGGGTTGCCCGTACTGGAGTTGCGCGAGGTAG
- the rplT gene encoding 50S ribosomal protein L20, translating into MPRVKRGVTARARHKKVIAAAKGYRGRRGNVFRIAKQAVMRAGQYAYRDRRNKKRTFRALWITRINAAVREHGVSYSVFIAGLKKASIELDRKVLADLAVRDKAGFAAIVQQAKAALAA; encoded by the coding sequence ATGCCTCGCGTCAAACGCGGCGTAACTGCCCGCGCACGTCACAAGAAAGTCATTGCCGCCGCCAAGGGTTACCGTGGCCGCCGCGGTAATGTGTTCCGTATTGCCAAGCAAGCAGTCATGCGCGCTGGCCAATACGCCTACCGCGACCGTCGTAACAAGAAGCGCACGTTCCGTGCTCTGTGGATCACGCGTATCAACGCCGCCGTCCGCGAACATGGCGTCAGCTACAGCGTGTTCATCGCCGGCCTGAAGAAGGCTTCGATCGAACTCGACCGCAAGGTCCTGGCCGACCTGGCCGTGCGCGACAAGGCCGGCTTTGCCGCCATCGTGCAGCAAGCCAAGGCTGCCTTGGCTGCCTGA
- a CDS encoding YifB family Mg chelatase-like AAA ATPase: MTLAVLASRALCGLDAHAVRVETHLGPGLPSFNVVGLPDTEVRESRERVRAAILNSGFEFPPGRITVNLSPADIPKESGRFDLPIALGLLLASGQLAAPADVRDPESPVRDPALAGLVLAGELSLTGALVPVAAPLVIALSVAREAPGATLILPAGSAEQAAWVPELRVLSARTLADVAAHAAGACQLPDAVPRPWPAAAAGPCLSDVRGQPGARRALEVAAAGGHSLLMIGPPGAGKSMLAARLPGLLPPLARSEALEVAAVAALAGMSDAPAGQPPFRAPHHSATAAALVGGGSRPRPGEISLAHHGVLFLDELPEFSRRTLEALREPLETGRVVIARALRAAQFPARFQLVAAMNPCPCGWRGHPGRPCACTPDQVARYAGKISGPLLDRIDLHVALPPSDPEWMGKPPGEASGPVRERVARCRARQLARQGKPNAALAGTELDEHCRLDDEGQALLLQAMRRLAGSARAMHRALRVARTIADLEGEDALGARHIAQAVQYRRPGV; encoded by the coding sequence TTGACGCTAGCCGTACTTGCCAGTCGCGCCCTGTGCGGCCTGGACGCCCATGCGGTGCGCGTCGAAACGCATCTGGGTCCGGGCCTGCCCAGCTTCAATGTGGTCGGCCTGCCCGACACCGAAGTGCGCGAAAGCCGGGAGCGCGTGCGTGCGGCCATCCTGAACAGCGGCTTCGAGTTCCCGCCCGGCAGGATCACCGTCAATCTTTCACCCGCTGACATCCCCAAGGAGTCCGGGCGTTTCGACTTGCCCATCGCCCTGGGCCTGCTGCTGGCCTCGGGCCAGTTGGCCGCGCCAGCGGACGTGCGCGATCCGGAGTCCCCCGTCCGGGATCCGGCGCTCGCCGGCCTGGTGCTGGCCGGCGAGCTGTCCCTGACCGGCGCCTTGGTGCCTGTCGCGGCGCCGCTCGTCATCGCGCTGAGCGTCGCCCGGGAGGCGCCCGGCGCTACGCTCATCCTGCCCGCAGGCAGCGCCGAGCAGGCCGCCTGGGTGCCGGAGCTGCGTGTATTGTCGGCGCGCACCCTGGCCGACGTGGCTGCGCACGCCGCCGGCGCCTGCCAACTGCCCGACGCTGTCCCCAGGCCCTGGCCGGCCGCTGCGGCCGGGCCATGCCTGTCGGATGTGCGGGGGCAGCCGGGCGCCCGGCGGGCCTTGGAGGTTGCCGCGGCGGGCGGCCATAGCCTTTTGATGATAGGGCCGCCGGGAGCAGGCAAGAGCATGCTGGCGGCACGCTTGCCGGGCCTGTTGCCGCCCCTGGCGCGCAGCGAGGCGCTGGAAGTGGCCGCCGTGGCCGCGCTGGCAGGCATGTCCGACGCGCCGGCAGGCCAGCCGCCGTTCCGGGCTCCCCACCACTCCGCCACGGCGGCGGCGCTGGTGGGCGGTGGCAGCCGTCCCCGTCCGGGCGAAATCAGCCTCGCGCACCATGGGGTGCTGTTCCTGGATGAGCTGCCTGAATTCAGCCGACGCACGCTGGAAGCGCTGCGCGAGCCGCTGGAGACGGGCAGGGTGGTCATCGCGCGCGCCCTGCGGGCGGCGCAGTTTCCCGCCCGTTTCCAGTTGGTGGCGGCGATGAATCCGTGTCCTTGCGGCTGGCGGGGGCATCCGGGGCGCCCCTGCGCCTGCACGCCGGACCAGGTAGCGCGCTACGCAGGCAAGATATCGGGTCCTTTGCTGGACCGCATCGACCTGCATGTGGCCTTGCCGCCATCCGACCCTGAATGGATGGGCAAGCCGCCGGGGGAGGCTTCCGGCCCGGTCCGCGAGCGCGTGGCGCGGTGCCGAGCGCGCCAGTTGGCCCGCCAGGGCAAGCCGAACGCCGCGCTCGCGGGGACAGAGCTGGACGAGCATTGCCGGTTGGATGACGAAGGCCAGGCCTTGCTGCTGCAGGCCATGCGCCGCCTGGCCGGTTCGGCCCGGGCCATGCACCGGGCGCTGCGGGTGGCGCGCACGATAGCCGACCTGGAAGGGGAGGACGCCCTGGGCGCCCGCCACATCGCCCAGGCGGTGCAGTACCGGCGGCCAGGCGTATGA
- the rpmI gene encoding 50S ribosomal protein L35, which translates to MPKMKTKKSASKRFKVRGSGSIKRGQAFKRHILTKKTTKAKRQLRGSTAVHESNVASVKAMMPFA; encoded by the coding sequence ATGCCCAAGATGAAAACCAAGAAAAGCGCCTCCAAGCGCTTTAAGGTTCGCGGCAGCGGCTCCATCAAGCGTGGTCAGGCGTTCAAGCGTCACATCCTGACCAAGAAGACCACCAAGGCCAAGCGTCAACTGCGCGGCTCGACGGCGGTTCATGAATCCAACGTGGCCTCCGTCAAGGCCATGATGCCTTTCGCTTGA
- a CDS encoding LysR family transcriptional regulator, which produces MDLRQLRYFVAVAERGSISLAAQLVHIAQPALTRQIQALEEELGTAVFERTTRGVHLTEAGKQLLLDANRLLGDATAAMERAQRAGRGEIGHLTIALPVMLTLHSLLADALRLFRREAPGVSLTLSHLLSDAQIELLPTGRLDAGFTLFRPLDDPAFKGIPIYSEKMLVAYPADWQWDNGGPTSLRELAGRDFIWLPRNAAPVWHDRLIHCFFKAGFVPRSSIQGVDVGSMLTLVAAGLGCTVLPDSATRAAPPTVAFKELPDLDVVQHWELVWRADNQSAPLERFIDIVTTHVADPSRRLV; this is translated from the coding sequence ATGGATCTGCGGCAATTGCGTTACTTCGTTGCCGTCGCCGAACGCGGCAGCATCAGCCTCGCGGCTCAGTTGGTGCATATCGCCCAACCGGCATTGACTCGGCAGATCCAGGCATTGGAAGAAGAGCTGGGCACCGCTGTTTTTGAACGGACCACCCGCGGCGTCCATCTGACCGAAGCGGGCAAGCAGTTACTCCTGGACGCGAACCGCCTGCTGGGCGATGCGACCGCGGCAATGGAGCGCGCGCAGCGCGCGGGACGCGGCGAGATCGGGCACCTGACCATCGCCCTGCCCGTCATGCTGACGTTGCATTCCTTGCTCGCCGATGCGCTGCGGCTATTCCGCCGCGAGGCCCCGGGGGTCTCGTTGACGCTCAGTCATCTGCTTTCGGATGCGCAGATCGAACTTCTGCCCACGGGCAGGCTGGATGCGGGATTCACGCTATTCAGGCCGCTCGACGATCCCGCGTTCAAAGGCATCCCCATCTATTCCGAAAAGATGCTGGTCGCCTATCCCGCGGACTGGCAATGGGACAATGGCGGCCCGACGTCCTTGCGAGAACTTGCCGGCCGGGACTTCATCTGGCTGCCGCGCAATGCGGCGCCCGTCTGGCACGACAGACTGATTCATTGCTTTTTCAAGGCTGGATTCGTGCCCCGCTCATCGATACAGGGCGTGGATGTCGGATCAATGCTCACCCTGGTCGCCGCGGGTTTGGGCTGCACCGTTCTGCCCGACTCGGCCACGCGCGCCGCGCCGCCCACCGTTGCCTTCAAGGAACTGCCCGATCTGGACGTGGTCCAGCATTGGGAGCTGGTCTGGCGGGCCGACAACCAGTCGGCGCCGCTCGAGCGGTTTATCGACATCGTCACGACCCATGTCGCGGACCCTAGCCGCCGCCTTGTGTGA
- the pheT gene encoding phenylalanine--tRNA ligase subunit beta, with translation MQFPESWLRTLVNPAIATEELAHRLTMAGLEVEDTVPAAPAFSGVVVGHIVEIAPHPDADKLRVCKVDDGSGELLQIVCGAPNAAAGLKVPLARVGAELPGGMKIGVAKMRGVQSSGMLCSARELGLSQDHAGLLELPVDMTPGQSIREALDLDDTLFTLKMTPNRADCLSILGVAREVAALTGAPLSVPTAVAVPVTLDERLPVKVEAPELCGRFGGRVIRGVNARAATPGWMKTRLERAGQRSLSALVDISNYVMLELGRPSHVFDLDKIRGDLSVRWAREGETLELLNGQTVTLDSTVGVVVAGDQVESLAGIMGGEATSVTLDTRNIYLEAAFWWPQSLAGRARRYKFSSEASHRGERGVDFATIPEHIEFITRLIIDICGGEAGPLDDQIVNLPKREPVRMRLARCHRVLGVPVTQAEVAKIFGSLGLDFKVEGDDFIVTPPSYRFDLELEEDLIEEVARIYGFENIPVEPPMARAKMFSQPEIRRGAHALRRLAAAQDYQEVVNYSFVEADWERDYAGNETPVRLVNPIASHLSVMRSSLIGSLVANIRHNANRKQSRVRLFELGRVFTRDASVQDGPLEVAGVRQPMRLAGAAWGPALEEQWGVATRQVDFYDVKMDVEALFGARGSRLRFEPAAHPALHPGRSARIELDGKHVGWIGELHPRWAQQADLAHAPVVFELDAAALSEGELPQVRELSRQPVVVRDLALWVDADVSAQSMLDTVFAAVKADPQLAVVQDARLFDVWREKSQGSEPVTEKSLAFRFWLQDTEVTLDEARVADCLARIKEALVAAHGARQRA, from the coding sequence ATGCAATTTCCCGAATCCTGGCTGCGTACGCTGGTCAACCCCGCGATCGCCACCGAAGAACTCGCGCACCGGCTCACCATGGCCGGCCTGGAAGTCGAAGACACCGTGCCCGCCGCGCCCGCCTTCAGCGGCGTGGTGGTGGGCCATATCGTCGAAATCGCGCCGCATCCGGACGCCGACAAGCTGCGCGTCTGCAAGGTCGACGACGGCTCCGGCGAACTGCTGCAAATCGTGTGCGGCGCGCCCAACGCCGCCGCCGGCCTGAAGGTGCCGCTCGCCCGCGTTGGCGCCGAACTGCCTGGCGGCATGAAGATCGGCGTGGCCAAGATGCGCGGTGTGCAGTCCTCGGGCATGTTGTGCTCGGCCCGCGAACTGGGCCTGTCGCAAGATCATGCAGGCCTCCTGGAACTGCCCGTCGATATGACGCCGGGCCAGTCGATCCGCGAGGCGCTGGACCTGGACGACACGCTCTTCACCTTGAAGATGACGCCTAACCGCGCCGACTGCCTGTCCATCCTGGGCGTAGCGCGCGAAGTCGCCGCCCTGACTGGCGCGCCGCTGTCCGTGCCCACCGCCGTCGCCGTGCCCGTCACGCTGGACGAGCGCCTGCCCGTCAAGGTCGAAGCGCCTGAGCTGTGCGGCCGTTTCGGCGGCCGCGTGATCCGTGGCGTCAACGCCCGCGCTGCGACGCCCGGCTGGATGAAGACGCGCCTGGAACGCGCCGGTCAACGCTCGCTATCGGCGTTGGTGGACATCTCCAACTACGTCATGCTCGAACTGGGCCGTCCGTCGCACGTGTTCGACCTGGACAAGATCCGCGGCGACCTCAGCGTACGCTGGGCCCGCGAAGGCGAGACGCTTGAACTCTTGAACGGCCAGACCGTCACGCTGGATTCGACGGTCGGCGTGGTGGTTGCTGGCGATCAGGTGGAAAGCCTGGCCGGCATCATGGGCGGCGAAGCCACCTCGGTCACGCTCGACACCCGCAACATCTATCTGGAAGCCGCGTTCTGGTGGCCGCAGTCGCTTGCCGGCCGCGCGCGCCGCTACAAGTTCAGCTCGGAAGCCAGCCACCGCGGCGAGCGCGGCGTGGACTTTGCCACCATCCCCGAGCACATCGAATTCATCACGCGCCTGATCATCGACATCTGCGGCGGCGAAGCCGGCCCGCTGGACGACCAGATCGTCAACCTGCCCAAGCGCGAGCCCGTGCGCATGCGCCTGGCGCGTTGCCACCGCGTGCTGGGCGTGCCCGTCACTCAGGCCGAAGTCGCCAAGATCTTCGGTAGCCTGGGCCTGGACTTCAAGGTCGAGGGCGATGACTTCATCGTTACGCCGCCGTCCTACCGCTTCGACCTGGAGCTTGAAGAAGACCTGATCGAAGAAGTGGCCCGCATCTACGGTTTCGAGAACATTCCCGTGGAGCCGCCCATGGCGCGCGCCAAGATGTTCTCGCAGCCGGAGATCCGCCGCGGCGCTCACGCGCTGCGCCGCCTGGCCGCCGCGCAGGACTACCAGGAAGTCGTGAACTACAGCTTCGTCGAAGCCGACTGGGAACGCGACTACGCCGGCAACGAAACGCCGGTGCGTTTGGTCAATCCCATCGCCAGCCATCTGTCCGTCATGCGCTCCAGCCTGATCGGCAGCCTGGTCGCCAACATCCGCCACAATGCCAATCGCAAGCAGTCGCGCGTGCGCCTGTTCGAATTGGGCCGCGTGTTCACGCGTGATGCGTCCGTTCAGGATGGTCCGCTGGAAGTGGCGGGCGTGCGCCAGCCGATGAGGCTTGCGGGCGCAGCTTGGGGCCCGGCCCTGGAAGAGCAGTGGGGCGTGGCGACGCGCCAAGTGGACTTCTACGACGTGAAGATGGATGTCGAGGCGCTATTCGGCGCGCGCGGCAGCCGTCTGCGTTTCGAACCCGCGGCGCATCCCGCATTGCATCCGGGCCGCAGCGCCCGCATCGAACTCGACGGCAAGCACGTTGGCTGGATCGGCGAACTGCATCCGCGCTGGGCCCAGCAAGCCGACCTGGCGCACGCGCCGGTCGTGTTCGAACTGGACGCCGCAGCCTTGTCCGAAGGTGAATTGCCGCAGGTGCGCGAGCTGTCGCGCCAGCCCGTGGTGGTGCGCGACCTGGCGCTGTGGGTCGACGCCGACGTGTCCGCGCAGTCCATGCTCGACACCGTCTTCGCGGCCGTCAAGGCTGATCCGCAGCTGGCTGTGGTGCAGGATGCGCGCCTGTTCGACGTGTGGCGCGAGAAGTCCCAAGGCAGCGAGCCCGTCACCGAGAAAAGCCTTGCTTTCCGTTTCTGGCTACAGGACACTGAGGTCACACTGGACGAAGCCCGCGTGGCGGATTGCCTGGCACGCATCAAGGAAGCCTTGGTGGCTGCGCATGGCGCGCGCCAACGTGCTTGA
- a CDS encoding accessory factor UbiK family protein: MNNRTQWMEDIQKNISDLIARSPAADVERNVRAMMTQAFSKLDLVTREEFDIQADLLARTRARVDQLAAQVQQLESRLSALDK, translated from the coding sequence ATGAACAATCGCACCCAGTGGATGGAAGACATCCAGAAGAACATCTCCGACCTGATCGCCCGCAGTCCGGCCGCGGATGTGGAGCGCAATGTGCGCGCGATGATGACGCAGGCATTCTCCAAGCTGGATCTCGTCACGCGCGAGGAATTCGACATCCAGGCCGATCTGCTGGCGCGCACCCGCGCCCGGGTCGACCAGTTGGCCGCGCAGGTGCAGCAGCTGGAGTCGCGCTTGTCCGCGCTGGACAAGTAA
- the pheS gene encoding phenylalanine--tRNA ligase subunit alpha, producing MTLMVDDLVSQAQERFAAATDAAALENAKARFLGKEGALTVLLKALGKLDPEQKREMGARINQAKQKVEELLNLRRAALVQAELDARLASETIDVTLPGRGRAPGGIHPVIRTWERVEEIFRSIGFDVADGPEVENDWTNFTALNSPLDHPARSMHDTFYVDMQDAEGQPLLLRTHTSPMQVRYARMHKPPIKVIAPGRTYRVDSDATHSPMFHQVEGLWIAEDISFADLKGVYTDFLRCFFETDDLAVRFRPSFFPFTEPSAEIDMMFTSGPNRGRWLEISGSGQVHPQVVRNFGLDPERYIGFAFGSGLERLTMLRYGVNDLRQFYEGDLRFLRQFNE from the coding sequence ATGACTCTAATGGTTGACGACCTGGTCTCCCAGGCGCAAGAACGTTTCGCCGCGGCCACGGATGCCGCCGCGCTGGAAAATGCAAAGGCTCGGTTCCTGGGCAAGGAAGGCGCGCTGACGGTGCTGCTCAAAGCCCTCGGCAAGCTCGATCCCGAGCAGAAGCGCGAGATGGGCGCCCGGATCAATCAGGCCAAGCAGAAGGTCGAAGAGCTTCTGAACCTGCGCCGCGCCGCGCTGGTTCAGGCCGAGCTGGACGCCCGCCTGGCATCCGAAACCATAGACGTCACCCTCCCGGGCCGCGGTCGCGCGCCGGGTGGTATCCATCCGGTGATCCGGACCTGGGAGCGCGTGGAAGAGATCTTCCGCTCCATAGGCTTCGACGTGGCCGATGGCCCCGAAGTGGAAAACGACTGGACCAATTTCACCGCATTGAACAGCCCGCTGGACCATCCCGCGCGTTCCATGCACGACACGTTCTACGTCGACATGCAGGACGCGGAAGGTCAGCCGCTGTTGCTGCGCACGCACACCAGCCCCATGCAGGTGCGCTACGCGCGCATGCACAAGCCGCCCATCAAGGTCATCGCGCCGGGACGTACCTACCGCGTCGACAGCGACGCCACGCACTCGCCCATGTTCCACCAGGTGGAAGGGCTCTGGATCGCCGAGGACATCTCGTTTGCCGACCTGAAGGGCGTGTACACCGATTTCCTGCGCTGCTTCTTCGAAACCGACGATCTGGCCGTGCGTTTCCGCCCGTCGTTCTTCCCGTTCACGGAGCCGTCCGCCGAAATCGACATGATGTTCACCTCGGGCCCGAACCGCGGCCGCTGGCTGGAGATTTCCGGCTCGGGCCAGGTGCATCCGCAAGTGGTACGCAACTTCGGCCTCGACCCTGAACGCTACATCGGCTTTGCCTTCGGTTCGGGGCTCGAGCGCCTGACCATGTTGCGCTACGGCGTCAACGATCTGCGCCAGTTCTACGAAGGCGATTTGCGCTTCCTGCGCCAGTTCAACGAATAA
- a CDS encoding amidohydrolase has product MPQKILDQLSADAARYRQIRHDLHAHPELGFEEHRTAEVVCEELRRLSIGFHTHIGRTGVVGFIPGRETSSGRAIGLRADMDALPIRECTGLGYASADDGKMHACGHDGHVAMLLAAAAYLQRTRNFNGVVYLVFQPGEEGHNGGLEMVKDGLFERFPIEEIYALHNWPALPLGTVSIPVGPVMAASDRITIRIRGKGGHGGIAPQRTVDPVLIAGHVIVAAHSIVSRNLDPLDAGVLSLCAVAGGNLAGFNVIPDEVVLTGTARSLRPEVQHVLQARLRETVESVARGLGGSATLDYEPNVPATVNTEPQTRLARLAAQDVVGEQHVVRHPVPSLGGEDFAYMLRERPGAYLHLGTGDPDHAHGLHTSHFDFNDAAIPIGSAVLSRIAERALPLDNNN; this is encoded by the coding sequence ATGCCACAGAAAATCCTTGATCAGTTGTCCGCGGACGCCGCCAGGTACAGGCAAATCCGGCACGACCTGCACGCGCATCCAGAATTAGGCTTTGAGGAACACCGGACGGCGGAGGTCGTTTGCGAGGAACTGCGCCGGCTCTCCATCGGATTCCACACCCACATCGGACGCACCGGCGTGGTCGGATTCATTCCCGGCCGGGAAACGAGCAGCGGGCGGGCGATAGGCCTGAGAGCCGACATGGACGCACTCCCCATCCGCGAATGCACGGGGCTGGGGTACGCGTCAGCCGATGACGGAAAGATGCACGCCTGTGGCCACGACGGCCACGTCGCCATGCTGTTGGCCGCCGCCGCTTATCTGCAGCGCACCCGGAATTTCAATGGCGTGGTCTATCTGGTTTTCCAACCCGGAGAGGAGGGGCACAACGGTGGGTTGGAAATGGTCAAGGATGGACTGTTCGAGCGGTTTCCCATTGAAGAGATATATGCGCTTCACAACTGGCCGGCGTTGCCCCTGGGGACGGTATCGATTCCGGTCGGGCCTGTCATGGCGGCGTCCGACCGCATCACGATCCGGATCCGGGGCAAGGGCGGCCACGGGGGGATTGCGCCTCAACGAACGGTAGACCCGGTTCTGATCGCCGGCCATGTCATCGTTGCGGCGCACTCCATCGTGAGCCGCAACCTGGACCCGCTGGATGCCGGCGTGCTCAGCCTATGCGCCGTGGCGGGTGGCAATCTGGCCGGCTTCAACGTCATTCCGGACGAGGTGGTGCTTACGGGCACCGCCAGATCGTTGCGGCCGGAAGTTCAGCATGTCCTGCAGGCCCGCCTGCGGGAAACCGTGGAAAGCGTCGCGAGAGGGCTGGGCGGATCGGCGACCCTGGACTATGAGCCGAACGTGCCGGCCACGGTCAATACGGAACCGCAGACCCGCTTGGCCAGGCTGGCGGCGCAGGACGTGGTGGGCGAACAGCATGTTGTCCGGCATCCGGTGCCCAGCCTGGGCGGGGAGGATTTCGCCTATATGCTGCGCGAGCGGCCCGGGGCGTATCTGCACCTGGGCACGGGCGATCCGGATCATGCGCATGGGCTGCACACCTCGCACTTCGATTTCAACGACGCCGCCATTCCCATTGGAAGCGCGGTGCTTTCCCGGATAGCCGAAAGAGCGCTGCCGCTGGACAACAACAACTAG
- a CDS encoding integration host factor subunit alpha: MGNSMLAAEPRTLTKAELAELLFERVGLNKREAKDIVDTFFEEIRDALARGDSVKLSGFGNFQVRDKPPRPGRNPKTGETIPIAARRVVTFHASQKLKSVVEQAAPAASDAEE; the protein is encoded by the coding sequence ATGGGGAACAGTATGCTTGCTGCCGAGCCGCGCACTCTGACCAAGGCTGAGCTGGCCGAACTGCTCTTCGAGCGGGTCGGCCTGAACAAGCGCGAAGCCAAGGATATCGTCGATACCTTCTTCGAGGAAATCCGCGATGCCCTGGCGCGCGGAGATTCCGTCAAGCTCTCCGGCTTTGGCAATTTCCAGGTGCGCGACAAGCCGCCGCGCCCTGGCCGCAATCCCAAGACCGGCGAGACCATCCCCATCGCCGCGCGCCGCGTGGTCACCTTCCACGCGAGCCAGAAGCTCAAGAGCGTGGTGGAGCAGGCCGCGCCCGCAGCATCCGACGCCGAGGAGTGA